The Miscanthus floridulus cultivar M001 chromosome 17, ASM1932011v1, whole genome shotgun sequence genome has a window encoding:
- the LOC136518440 gene encoding putative F-box protein At5g55150, producing MAQPPNLKRRSLPLSDWRSGLPEDLLESIGQRLASGHDAASFRSACSPWRAAVPFATFGPLLLLSFDPNSDRVGFYCVPEKKVLSKTLSDVRGKVACGSSCGWLVLMDEAASMTLLNPFAGARAPRVELPLAGKHVEAASSSEHVSRVHGRWVLHPTNDYGDTDAAGRAIELEDMRDLFFREIVLSAPPDATGRECMAMSMLGCSTEAAFCRVGVDSAWTLLDTKLEFSMGSIVHCQDKFLAIDCTGEISVCSSNAADATPTATLLPSLSPPTGLCHCSYLESNGELHIVGAMVSTFHETQSFTYSSVIYKCNIHDRTPEWSKVRDIGDQTLFVSKHFNESSSGTSVSKYKENKIYMSEPLYGDPYDLVHRLEIVDIATGASEVKPVQEKMQGSEALGWIRPNLWKL from the coding sequence atggctcagcctcccaatcttaagagaaggtccctacctctctctgactggagatccggcctgccagaggatctcctcgagtccatcgggcagcgtctcgcgTCAGGCCATGACGCGGCATCCTTTCGATCCGCTTGCTCTCCATGGCGCGCCGCCGTCCCATTCGCGACCTTCGGGCCACTCCTGCTGCTCTCGTTCGACCCCAACTcggaccgcgtcggcttctactgcgtcccggagaagaaggtcttgtccaagacgctgtccgacgtgcgcggcaaggtggcgtgcggctcctcgtgtgggtggctggtgctcatggacgaggcggcgtccatgacgctgctgaatccattcgccggtgcccgtgccccccgcgttgagctcccgcTAGCAGGCAAACACGTTGAGGCGGCGTCCTCATCGGAAcacgtgtctagggtccacggccggtgggtcctccatcccaccaacgacTATGGGGACACGGATGCCGCAGGCAGAGCCATcgagctagaagacatgagggacttgttcttccgtgagatcgtgctctcggcgccgcctgaCGCCACCGGCCGCGAGTGCATGGCCATgtccatgcttgggtgctccacggaggccgcgttctgccgggttggagtcgacagcgcatggacgctgctcgacacaAAACTGGAGTTCTCcatggggtccatcgtccactgccaagacaagttcttggcgatcgactgcactggagaaatctccgtctgcagcagcaacgccgccgacgctactccaaccgcgacgctgctgccatcgctgtcgccacctaCGGGGCTCTGCCACTgcagctacctggaatcaaacggtgagctgcacattgtgggtgccatggtaaGCACAttccacgagacacagagcttcacctacagcagcgtgatctacaagtgcaacatccacgaccgtacgccggagtggtctaaggtgagggacatcggtgatcagacactgttcgtgtctaaacatttcaatgaaagctccagtggaacaagtgtatccaagtacaaggagaataaaatctacatgtctgagccattgtatggggatccatacgacttggtccatcgactggagatcgttgatattgctaccggcgcatccgaagtgaagcccgtccaggaaaagatgcagggttccgaggctctaggttggattcgacccaatctctggaa